A region of the Methanobrevibacter ruminantium M1 genome:
AAACTATTATGATGGTTGAAAACGGATTTATTAAATTATTCAGTGTGGACAAATGTGATAAATGTGGTACTTGCCAAATGTTCTGTCCAACTGAAGCTATATGGTTAGAATAGGAGTGATAACATGCATTACGCAAATACTTATTTAGAAAGACCAGTAGTTGGAGATTTAGAAAACGTAGCTCAAGAAGGTACTACCAAAGTACTCAAATGTATGTTAAACACCGGTTCTGACATATATCAAGGAGCTTGTAAGAAAAGAGGTTCCACCTTAAAGGAAGAATATAAGAACGCTTCCGGTACCTGTTATATGGATCCTCGTGACATGGTAAAATTAGGTGTTAAAAACTGGGACACCGTACTTGTAAAGACTGACTATGGTGAAGTTGTCTTAAACGCAGCAAAATCAAGAGATGCTCCTCACGAAGGTACCATTTTTGTATGTAAAGGTCCATGGGCTAACACTATCGTAAGCCACGAAACCTACTGCTGTTCAGACCCTACCTACAAAGGTATTCACGCTACTGTAGAAAAAACCGACAGAAAAGTTCTACTCATGGCAGACTTAATGAGATGGGCATACAAAAAATATGTTGACGAAGAAGATGACGACGTTATTGAAAACATGGAATCCTTAGGTGAAAGACCAGTTTATAACTGACGTAAATGGGAGGAGTTGATTGATCATGACATATGAGCCACCTGTAACTGATTACGATTATATTGTAGAAAACTGTACTTGTGCATTTTGCGGTTGTAACTGTGACGACTTAGATTTCTTAGTTAAAAACGGTCACGTGGTTGCCGTAAGACACGCATGCAGATTAGGTGCAAGTAAGGTAATGGAAGATATGGACCAAAGATTACTTGTGCCAATGGTAAGAAACGAAGAAGGAGTTCTTGAAGAGGTTGACTGGGACACTGCACTTGACACTGCAGCTGAATACATTGCAAACTCCATCAGACCTGTATTCTACGGTTGGTCTGAAACTTCCACCGAATGTATGAAAGAAGGTGTGGAATTAGGAGAATACATCGGAGCAGTTCTCGATAACCAAGCAACCATCTGTCACGGTCCAAGTCTACAAGCTATGCAAAACGCAGGTTACCCTATCCAAACCTTAGGGGAAGTTAAAAACAGAGCTGACGTTATTGCATACTCTGGAAGCAACGCTATGAACTCTCACCCAAGACACTTAGCAAGATATGCTGCATTCCCTCGTGGATACTTCAGACAAAGAGGAAGATTCGACAGAACCGTTATCACTATGGACCCTAAATTCTCAGACACTGCAAAAATGTCTGACAAATGGATTGGTTTCGAACAAAACGGTGACTACGGTTTCTACAACGCTTTAAGAGCTGTACTCAAAGGTAAAAAGTTACAATCTGAATCCGTTTCCGGTATTCCAGCAGAAGACATCTATGAATTAGCTGCTGAAATGGAAGCTGCAGAATTCGGTGTTCTCTTCTTCGGTTTAGGTTTAACCCACACCTTAGGTAAGCAAAGAAACATTGACATCGCGATTAAATTGGTACAAGACTTAAACACCAACAGTAAATGGGGACTCACTCCAATGAGAGGTCACTTTAACGTAAACGGTTTCAACATCTTCATGGCTTACGAAACCGGTTGGGCATTCGGTGTAGACTTCTGTAGAGGATACGGAAGATATATGATGGGTGAAACCAACACAATCGACTTACTCGTTAGAAAAGAACCAGACTGTTTCATGGTTATTGCAGCTGACCCTGGTGCTCACTTCCCTAACGGAGCAAACCAACACTTAGCTGACATTCCAGTTATCCAAATCGATATTCACTGGGGACCATCCACCGAGCTTGCTGATGTAGTACTTCCTG
Encoded here:
- a CDS encoding molybdopterin dinucleotide binding domain-containing protein, which translates into the protein MHYANTYLERPVVGDLENVAQEGTTKVLKCMLNTGSDIYQGACKKRGSTLKEEYKNASGTCYMDPRDMVKLGVKNWDTVLVKTDYGEVVLNAAKSRDAPHEGTIFVCKGPWANTIVSHETYCCSDPTYKGIHATVEKTDRKVLLMADLMRWAYKKYVDEEDDDVIENMESLGERPVYN
- a CDS encoding formylmethanofuran dehydrogenase subunit B, whose translation is MTYEPPVTDYDYIVENCTCAFCGCNCDDLDFLVKNGHVVAVRHACRLGASKVMEDMDQRLLVPMVRNEEGVLEEVDWDTALDTAAEYIANSIRPVFYGWSETSTECMKEGVELGEYIGAVLDNQATICHGPSLQAMQNAGYPIQTLGEVKNRADVIAYSGSNAMNSHPRHLARYAAFPRGYFRQRGRFDRTVITMDPKFSDTAKMSDKWIGFEQNGDYGFYNALRAVLKGKKLQSESVSGIPAEDIYELAAEMEAAEFGVLFFGLGLTHTLGKQRNIDIAIKLVQDLNTNSKWGLTPMRGHFNVNGFNIFMAYETGWAFGVDFCRGYGRYMMGETNTIDLLVRKEPDCFMVIAADPGAHFPNGANQHLADIPVIQIDIHWGPSTELADVVLPGSFISVECGGTSYRMDGVPIWMKKAIDKPETCRDDEWIVRELKERVMKLREEPNVADEYVPNEGLACLLDK